In Grus americana isolate bGruAme1 chromosome 36, bGruAme1.mat, whole genome shotgun sequence, a genomic segment contains:
- the LOC129198808 gene encoding proline-rich protein 22-like yields GDTGAEASAVAPASPVLPASIPGYRHEGQPARLTTSGTATPAEAHGGSNFTPGSDDQPCPSAAPHDQALGDPAGDLTVSEEVPLEEALRLFGCSPDTVGVSQDSPSSGPVPGELGGTGAAIPPCDFAWLSLPEELLTPDYSVPEITDAILSLEEFYGIGMEPREPWGAAGMALPPSQAAACEKRGKKRGQSALPKPASKRRA; encoded by the coding sequence ggggacaccggCGCAGAGGCGAGCGCGGTGGCCCCTGCCTCCCCAgtgttgccggcgtccatccccggctaccggCATGAGGGACAACCTGCCCGGCTCACCACCTccggcacggccacccctgcggagGCACACGGGGGCAGCAACTTCACCCCGGGCAGCGATGACCaaccctgcccttctgctgccccccacgaccaagcccttggggacccggcaggcgacctcaccgtgtccgaggaggtgcctctcgaAGAGGCCCTGAGGCTCTTCGGCTGCTCCccggacacggtgggggtcagccaggacagccccagcagcggccccgtgcctggggagcttggtggcaccggcgcAGCCATCCCCCCCTGCGACTTTGCCTGGCTCTcgctgcccgaggagctgctcacccccgactacagcgtccccgagatcaccgacgccatcctgagcctcgAGGAATTCTACGGCATCGGGATGGAGCCCcgggagccgtggggggctgcggggatggccctgccaccgtcccaggctgccgcctgcgagaagcggggcaagaagcgggggcagagcgccttgccaaagccggccagcaagcgcagggct